TTGGGTATACTTGCATAAAGCTCAAGACATCCCATATTTCCGCAAGCACACTTCTGTCCGTGTATATCTATGGTGATATGTCCTATTTCACCTGCAAAACCGTTATTGCCCCTGAAAAGCATATTGTTAAGGAATATTCCTGATCCTATACCTCTGCCTACACCCACAAAAACATAATTGGAGACTTGTTTTGCATTGCCGAACAGCTTTTCAGCAATAGCGCAGGCATTTATATCATTTTCCAGAAATGTGTGTATACCATACTTCTCTTTAATTAGCTTTACTATGGGTATGGATTTCAATCCCCTGAAATTTGGGGGGGCAAGAATAATACCATTCTTGAGATCAAGGGGTCCTACAGAAGCTACACCGATTCCAAGAAGCTTGTTCCTGTCAATATCCGATGCTTTCAAAACATCACTTATTACCTGATATGTTGAAAGTGTAAAGGACTTCTCATTTTCCGAAAGCTCCAGGTGTATTTTACTCTCGCTTACTATATCACCACTTAAAGTGACAATGTTTGAATAAACATAATCTCTGCTGATAAGTACTCCCAACGCGTAGTAGGCGTCATGACGGAGGTGCAAAAGTATGGGCTTTCTCCCGCTTGAAGAATCCAGGGTTCCAGTTTCATAGATAATGCCTTCCTCCATAAGTTCGGCAATGATATTCGTTATGGAAGTCTTCGTAAGTCCTGTAAGCCTTGCAAGCTCTGCTCTTGATATTCCACCCATTGAGTTTAGAAGCCTGAGAATAAGATTTCTATTATTCGATTTTATTGTTGAAAGGTTGGAAGCTCCATTGCCTGGACTCATTTTTTCCTCCAAAGTCAGAGATAATGTTCGAAAAAATTGTTTATATAATCATAGGATATTATAAATATAGTTTACTGTCAAATAACAGGTATTCCAATGAATCTTGATTTTATCCGAAATGTATAGTAATATTAAATTAGTAAATAGAATTTACCATAAAACTACAAAAATCAACCAAATACGACAAAAATATTTACTATATGACAAAAATATAGATATAAAAGAGGTAAGACAGTTTACTAATTCGAGTGAGTTACTGTAACTGTGTATGTATTGCGGAGGGAACCAGATGCTATATCCTTTGAAATTCAAACCTGTATATAAAAGCTATATTTGGGGAGGAAGAAGCCTTGAGAAATATGGAAGGGAGCTGCCTGGGGGAGAGATTGCAGAAAGCTGGGATTTGTCATGTCATCCGGACGGTGTAAGCATAGTTTCGAACGGAAGTTTTGAGGGTATACCATTTCCAGAGCTGCTTAAAGTTTATGGTTCAAAGCTTATAGGAACAAACTTCCCCCAGACGTATATCGATAAATTTCCTTTACTGGTTAAGCTTATCGATGCGAATGAAAAGCTTTCGGTACAGGTACATCCTGATGATGAGTATGCCATAGTATATGAGGATGGCGGATTGGGAAAAAATGAAATGTGGTACGTTTTATCGGCAAGGCCCGGAGCCAGAATCGTGTACGGAGTTGTGCCGGGTACTACAAAAGAGCAATTCACTGCCGCAATCAGAAAGAACAACATTGAGAGCTGTCTGAGATATATGGAGGTATCACAGGGGGATGTGATAAATATTCCGGCAGGTGTAGTCCATGCTATAGGCGAAGGGATTTTAATAGCGGAAATACAACAGAACTCAAATACTACATACAGAGTTTTTGATTACAACCGGGAGCTTAGTGCAGGCAAAAGGCCTTTGCATACTGAACAGGCTTTGGAAGTGATAAATTTTGAATCAAGTGGAAAGAAGGAAAAGTCCAGAGGGTTAAGAATAAGGATAGACGGACAATCGTATAAGGATTATGTGGTTGCCAACAGATATTTTGCTGCAGAGCTTTATGACATCAATGGCAGGGTGCTGGAAAAATCCGATGGTAGCAAATTCTACATATATATTTTCACTGAAGGTGAAGGTGAAATCAGTTACTCAGATGGTAAAACAACATTCAAGGCAGGTGAAACAGTATTTATACCTGCACTGCTTGGTAATTACATAATCAAAGGCAGGTTTAAAGCTCTAAAAGCTTACATTCCGGATTTGCAGAATGATGTGGTCTGCAACCTGAAGGCGGCGGGTTACAGCAAAGACAGCATATACAATATAATAGCTGGTATTGCATGACTAGGAAGAAGGCATGTTTGTAAAAATTTTAAGAGAGTTTATATTTTATTGGTTTAAATATTAAAGGATGCGAAGGAGTTAGGTCCGCCACATCCTTTTTGAGTGTCATTATCAATTTTTACATCTCTAGCTGTTTTGCTGTTTTATGCAGTAATGGAGATACTTTCTTATACATAATAAGAACGAGTACCGATACAACTACTCCTTTAAAAATATTAAACGGAGCAATTCCTAAGGCAATCAGGCTTTTTACGTCCACAATATACTTGTTAACTTCTTTTCCCATACCAACGATAGCTTCCGTGGGGAAGTGCAAAACTGCTGAATACATGGGCAGCAAAACAAAATAGTTAAATACGGATGCAAAAACAGTCATCGAGAGTACACCGGCAGACATTGCCAGCAATGCGCCATTCCTGCTCTTATTGCGCTTATACATCAAACCTGCTGGAATTACAAAAGCTATACCTACGAAAAAATTGGCAAACTCACCGACACCGGCAGTTTCTGTAGCAAGAAGATTGAGAAGATTTTTGATCAGTTCAACAAATATACCGCTAAGAGGTCCCATGGCGAAGGTAGCCAGCAAAACAGGAACTTCACTGAAATCGATCTTTAAGAATGGCGGCATGAGGGGTATAGGAAAATCCAGGTGCATAAGTATTGCTGCTATTGATGATAAAATAGCAATTGTTGTTATGTGCAGAGTTGTCAGCCTTCTGTTTGACATTTTATTTCCTCCCTTTAAAATAAAAATTCCCTGAATACAATCCAGGGAATATATAAATCTGATTTTTATATCTTCTTCCATCCAGACTCGTTAATTGCATATTATCCCGGCTGCTTGACAGCCGGTAATACGGATAAACTTACTGTCGGCCACGGAATCAAACCGTGTCTGCTGGCACGGTTTGTTATTATAAACAAGCCGCCGCTCGCGGGCTAAGACTGATAAATATAGCCTATTACCGCCGGTCGGGAGTCACACCCTACCCTGAAGATTGTATTCAATATTAAGTTTGTTTAATAAATCACAATATAATTTTTACATATACTATCAGACATGTCAATACTGTTTTTGATTTTTCCAAACGGTACAATAGGTTTAGTTAATCGGAAAAATATCATGTTGAAATCTAAAAAATTATAGTATACACTGATTTATGGATAAAACTTCTAAATCTGCAAGCGATATAGGGTGACTTGTATTCTTACCTCTTAACCTGAAGTTAAGAGGTTTATAGTTTTGGATTGACAAGGAGTGTTTTATGGGCAAGCTAACGTTTGTGACTGGCGGGGCAAGGAGCGGAAAGAGTTCCTTTGCCGAAAATAAGGCCAAAGAATATGGCAGCAATGTTTTGTATATAGCAACAGCGATTCCCTTTGATGAGGAGATGAAGCAAAGGGTCAGAAAGCATAGGGAGCAAAGACCGTCAGACTGGGAAACCGTCGAAGCTTACAAGGACCTGGACATACATCTGAAAGACAGGCTTGAGGACAAATCCGCAGTACTTATTGACTGCATAACAATTATGGTTACAAACATAATGTTTGAATGTATTGAAAATTGGGATGAGTTTGGGCCGGAAAGCAGTGAATTTATTGAAAGCAGGGTAAGCACTGAAGTGGATAAATTAATCTCCGTACTGAACATGTCACCTGTTCCGTTCATAGTAGTTACAAATGAAGTGGGTATGGGTATTGTACCGGAACATGCTTCAGGCAGGATTTTCAGAGATGTAGCCGGAAGAGTCAATCAGAAGCTGGCAAAAGCAGCAGATGAAGTATACCTCTGCATCTCGGGTCTGCCCGTCAAGATAAAATAACCGGCTTTCTATGAGTTTAGGCTTAAGCGAGGTAGTATTTATGATTTTTATGAAACGCTTTTTATTAATGCTACAGTTTTTTACAACTATTCCTTTACGTATAGATTTGAAAGCGGATGAAAAGGATTTTGGCAAAGGTCTGGTATTTGCGCCTGTTGTAGGGCTGATAATAGGGCTGGCTTTAGCAGGCTTCTATAGTATTATTATTTCGGTATTTTCACCGCAGGTTGCTGCAGCACTGATTATTGTATTGTATATCTTCCTTACAGGGGGTCTGCATCTGGACGGTCTTGCCGATACCTCAGACGGTGTGTTTTCAAACAGGTCGAGGGAAAGAATGCTGGAGATTATGAGGGACAGCCGCATAGGTACTAACGGAGTACTTGCCATAATATGTGTTGTTTTGTTGTATTGGTGTTTATTTTCTCAACTGGATTACGGCTTTCTTAGTAAAGCATTAATCCTTATGCCCGTTTCAGGAAAGATTGGCTCTCTTATAGGGGCAGGAGTATCTACTTATGCACGGACTGGGCAGGGGCTAGGGAAGTCATTTATAGATTACTGCGGTTTAAAGGAGATAGTTTTAGGCATTTTGATAAGTTCAGTTATTTTCTTTGGTATCAGCCGCATGGAAGGACTTTTGGTTTTACTGATACCTGTTATTACAGCGTTTTTGCTTGTCCGGTTTTTCAGCTATAAAGTCGGGGGGGCGACAGGTGATATTCTTGGGGCGGTTTGTGAAATAGTCCAGGTGCTCTTTTTGATTTTTATATATTTGCTTCAGACATTAGGTTGTAATTTGTAATTAAAGCCATACGGAAGGGATATGCAGATTCCTATGCCGGCTGGAGTAGGGAGGTGCGGAAATGATAGAGCTTATATTTGTGAGGCACGGAGAAACCGACAGTAACAGAAAAGGGACATATCTGGGATGGACAGATGTGAGTCTGAATGAGGAAGGTTTAAGGCAGGCTTACGAAGCAAAATGCAAGTTGAGTAATGAAAACATTGATGCAATGTATTCAAGCCCGCTTAAAAGAGCAGTAAGAACAGCTGAAGTTATAAATGAGAATTTCAAACTAGCCGTTATCTATGAAGAAAGACTTAAAGAACGTTGTTTTGGTATATGGGAAGACCTTACCCATAATGAAATCCTTGAGAAATATCCGGAAGAATACGGGCTATGGACAGACGATCATGTGAACTACTGCATGGAAGGTGGAGAAAGCACAGTACAATCATATAACAGAGTAACCGGGTTTATTGAGGACATAATCAATACGCATGAGAGTGGGACATATCTTATAGTTACACACCTTGGATGTATCAGAAAAATTGTCGCACATCTTCTGGGGCTGGGTATCGAAGGCTCGTGGCGTTTCAGAGTCGATAACTGCAGCATAACAAGGATTGTTGTAAATGATGAGAAGTATGCATATCTGACTTTGCTAAACGGCTAGGGTGAATTTTCCTAATATAATTCAAGTTATTCAAATTGCTATGGATAAATTAGTATTGACAAATCCTTCCCTTACGATTAAAATATCAGAAATTAATCGACATACTGTAAAGTTGTAACGATACAGTTGGAACCGGGGGAGAAAAGTGAACAGATTTTCAACAAAAAAGATTGTAGTAAGTGGACTGATGATTGCACTGGTATTTATAGTAACATATCTGCCGTTTTTGCATATACCCAGTCCGGTAAATCAGGGATATTTCAATATCGGTGATTCGGTGATAATGATAGCGGCTATCCTGCTTGGAAGAAAGTCAGGATTAGTGGTGGGAGCGTTAGGGTCGGCTTTGGCTGACGTAGCCCTGGGTTCATTTATCTTTGCCCCGGTCACTTTTGTTGTAAAAGGTATTGAGGGATATCTCGTAGGACTGATAGCAGCAGATACTGACGGAAACTCCAAGGGAAATATCTACAGAATAGTGGCTGTAGTGATGGGTGCACTGACAATGGCAGCAGGATACTTTGTGTCTGAAGCAACTATTCTAAGGCTGTTTGATGTAAACCTCGGATATGCTGCAGCTGTAGCTGAACTGCCCGGTAACCTGGTGCAGGGTGCTGCAAGCGCTGTAGTAGGATATATAGCAGTATCGGTTTTTGTGAAGGCCGGAATCAGAAAAAGATTAGCATAATGAAGAGTAAAAAGAAAACTTTATGATGCATAAAGTTTTCTTTTTATTTATATTTCATATTGACAATTGTTACCTTCATGGTTACAATATATAAAACCAATCGATACGATTATAAAACGTATCGATACACACGGAAGGGGGGTAACAATATGCAGGACAGTTATGCTGGAACAGTTAGGACTGGGCTTAAAGCAAGGGATATAGTAATAACGGGATTATTAATAGCACTTGTTTTTATATCAACGAAGTTTATTAATATAACATTACCTGTATCCATAAACGGAGGTCTGATCCATCTTGGAAATGTGGCATTATTCATGTCAGCCATAGTATTCGGGGGAAGGAAAGGTGCAGCAGCCGGAGCATTCGGGATGGCTTTGTTTGATATCATGTCACCTTATGCTGCCTGGGCTCCTTTTACTTTTATTGTAAGAGGGATTATGGGTTATATTATCGGATCTGTGGCGCATGCCAAAGGAAAGAATGGGAATAATGTTATACTGAATACAGCCGCAATTGTATTGGGTGGTATTTGGATGATGGCAGGATATTACCTTACAGAAGTTGTTTTATACGGAAACTGGATAGCTCCCGTCACTTCAATACCCGGCAATGTTACACAGATAGTGATAGGTGCGATACTTGGTTTGCCTGCCGCTTTTGCACTTAAGAAGATTAAACTTCCGGTTTAGGAATGGAGTGGTGTAGGTGAAGATTCCATTATTAATGACCCCAGGACCAACATATGTACATGAAGAGGTCAGAAGTGCCATGGCCAGAGAGATAACAAACCCGGACCTGGATCCGGACTTTTATGAGTTTTATAAGGAGACATCTGATGCTTTAAAAGCTTTAATGAAAACCCGGAATGATATTCTTATTCTGAGCGGAGAGGGAATACTGGGACTGGAAGCGGCATGCTGCTCTGTTATTGAGCCTGGCGACAGGATTTTATGCATAGATAACGGTATTTTCGGGAAGGGTTTCGGAGATTTTGCTTCCATGTATGGAGGAGAAGTTACATACTTTACGGATAAATACCGACATGCAATAGATGTTGACAAACTGAAAAGCTTTCTGGAAAAGGACAGCAGCTTTAAGGCTGCTACCTTGGTACATTGTGAAACACCTTCAGGAATAACAAACCCTGTTAAGGACATTTGCATTCTTCTGAAGCAGTATGGAATACTGAGCATTGTTGATTCCGTATCGGCTATAGGCGGTGAGGAGCTGTCGGTTGATGAATGGGGCATGGACATTGTGTTGGGCGGTTCACAAAAATGCTTATCTGCGCCTCCCGGCCTCACTTTTCTTAGTGTAAGCCATGATGCATGGAAAAAGATACTTGGCAGAAAAGCACCGATAACAGGCTTTTATTGCAATTTGTCCCACTGGAAAAACTGGTATCAGGACAAGTGGTTTCCTTACACTCAGCCCATAAGCGATATATATGCACTTAAGGCTGCTGTCGACAGACTGACAAAGGATAAAAGCTATATTTCAAGACACAGGATTGCTGCTGAAGCTGTAAGAAACAGCATCCGTGCAGCAGGCTTGGAGTTGTATCCTTTAAGTGGATTTTCAAATACGGTATCTACAATTATGGTTCCGGAAGGCATAAAATTTTCTGAGATAAATAATATAATGCTTAGCGAGCATAATGTAATGATCGCAGGAGCTTTTGACTTTCTAAAGGATAAAGTGATGCGAATAGGACATATGGGGGAGAACTGTTCTATAAATAAAATTAAAGCGGCTTTGGATGCTCTTGATGATACTTTAGCAAAGCTGAAACACAGAACCAATGCTAAAATGAGTGAGGTTTTTGCCAAAAGCTTGGTATAGAAATATTTTACTTGATTAAAAAACTGCACAACTGATAAAATAAATATAAAAGCTGCTTATTTAGCAGCTTTTATATTTATATACGAACACTTTTGTTAAGGCATATCAGAAGCGGAGGCATATATGAAACTTACCATATTGGGAAACAACGGTCCTTTTCCTGCAGCAGGTGGAGCCTGCTCGGGTTACCTGGTACAGGAGGGGAGTACAAATCTCCTGATAGATTGCGGTAACGGTGTATTGAGCAACCTGCAAAAAATAATAAACATAGAGGATCTGGATGCAATTATTCTTACTCATCTTCATAGCGACCATATATCTGATATGATGGTCTTGAAGTATGCCATACAAGTTAAAAAGGACAAGGGAGCTTTAAACAAAACCTTTAACGTCTTTGCCCCGCAAGAGCCAGCTGAGGAATACAAACGGATCAATATAAAAAACGTGTTTGAGATGCATCCTGTTACTGA
The Clostridia bacterium DNA segment above includes these coding regions:
- a CDS encoding alanine--glyoxylate aminotransferase family protein; translated protein: MKIPLLMTPGPTYVHEEVRSAMAREITNPDLDPDFYEFYKETSDALKALMKTRNDILILSGEGILGLEAACCSVIEPGDRILCIDNGIFGKGFGDFASMYGGEVTYFTDKYRHAIDVDKLKSFLEKDSSFKAATLVHCETPSGITNPVKDICILLKQYGILSIVDSVSAIGGEELSVDEWGMDIVLGGSQKCLSAPPGLTFLSVSHDAWKKILGRKAPITGFYCNLSHWKNWYQDKWFPYTQPISDIYALKAAVDRLTKDKSYISRHRIAAEAVRNSIRAAGLELYPLSGFSNTVSTIMVPEGIKFSEINNIMLSEHNVMIAGAFDFLKDKVMRIGHMGENCSINKIKAALDALDDTLAKLKHRTNAKMSEVFAKSLV
- a CDS encoding ECF transporter S component codes for the protein MQDSYAGTVRTGLKARDIVITGLLIALVFISTKFINITLPVSINGGLIHLGNVALFMSAIVFGGRKGAAAGAFGMALFDIMSPYAAWAPFTFIVRGIMGYIIGSVAHAKGKNGNNVILNTAAIVLGGIWMMAGYYLTEVVLYGNWIAPVTSIPGNVTQIVIGAILGLPAAFALKKIKLPV
- a CDS encoding ECF transporter S component — its product is MNRFSTKKIVVSGLMIALVFIVTYLPFLHIPSPVNQGYFNIGDSVIMIAAILLGRKSGLVVGALGSALADVALGSFIFAPVTFVVKGIEGYLVGLIAADTDGNSKGNIYRIVAVVMGALTMAAGYFVSEATILRLFDVNLGYAAAVAELPGNLVQGAASAVVGYIAVSVFVKAGIRKRLA
- the cobS gene encoding adenosylcobinamide-GDP ribazoletransferase, with translation MIFMKRFLLMLQFFTTIPLRIDLKADEKDFGKGLVFAPVVGLIIGLALAGFYSIIISVFSPQVAAALIIVLYIFLTGGLHLDGLADTSDGVFSNRSRERMLEIMRDSRIGTNGVLAIICVVLLYWCLFSQLDYGFLSKALILMPVSGKIGSLIGAGVSTYARTGQGLGKSFIDYCGLKEIVLGILISSVIFFGISRMEGLLVLLIPVITAFLLVRFFSYKVGGATGDILGAVCEIVQVLFLIFIYLLQTLGCNL
- a CDS encoding ROK family transcriptional regulator, which gives rise to MSPGNGASNLSTIKSNNRNLILRLLNSMGGISRAELARLTGLTKTSITNIIAELMEEGIIYETGTLDSSSGRKPILLHLRHDAYYALGVLISRDYVYSNIVTLSGDIVSESKIHLELSENEKSFTLSTYQVISDVLKASDIDRNKLLGIGVASVGPLDLKNGIILAPPNFRGLKSIPIVKLIKEKYGIHTFLENDINACAIAEKLFGNAKQVSNYVFVGVGRGIGSGIFLNNMLFRGNNGFAGEIGHITIDIHGQKCACGNMGCLELYASIPNIVNQVRSSVSLGAESALSALDDIRWADVVSAARNGDPLCLKVIDRLTYYLSVGLVNTVNLYDPEVIYLGNDISLVGDLVMNQINELVNGSFLFRASKQIRIELSRFKDYAPCMGAPSIVLYKFFNGEL
- a CDS encoding ECF transporter S component — its product is MSNRRLTTLHITTIAILSSIAAILMHLDFPIPLMPPFLKIDFSEVPVLLATFAMGPLSGIFVELIKNLLNLLATETAGVGEFANFFVGIAFVIPAGLMYKRNKSRNGALLAMSAGVLSMTVFASVFNYFVLLPMYSAVLHFPTEAIVGMGKEVNKYIVDVKSLIALGIAPFNIFKGVVVSVLVLIMYKKVSPLLHKTAKQLEM
- the manA gene encoding mannose-6-phosphate isomerase, class I; translation: MLYPLKFKPVYKSYIWGGRSLEKYGRELPGGEIAESWDLSCHPDGVSIVSNGSFEGIPFPELLKVYGSKLIGTNFPQTYIDKFPLLVKLIDANEKLSVQVHPDDEYAIVYEDGGLGKNEMWYVLSARPGARIVYGVVPGTTKEQFTAAIRKNNIESCLRYMEVSQGDVINIPAGVVHAIGEGILIAEIQQNSNTTYRVFDYNRELSAGKRPLHTEQALEVINFESSGKKEKSRGLRIRIDGQSYKDYVVANRYFAAELYDINGRVLEKSDGSKFYIYIFTEGEGEISYSDGKTTFKAGETVFIPALLGNYIIKGRFKALKAYIPDLQNDVVCNLKAAGYSKDSIYNIIAGIA
- the cobU gene encoding bifunctional adenosylcobinamide kinase/adenosylcobinamide-phosphate guanylyltransferase — encoded protein: MGKLTFVTGGARSGKSSFAENKAKEYGSNVLYIATAIPFDEEMKQRVRKHREQRPSDWETVEAYKDLDIHLKDRLEDKSAVLIDCITIMVTNIMFECIENWDEFGPESSEFIESRVSTEVDKLISVLNMSPVPFIVVTNEVGMGIVPEHASGRIFRDVAGRVNQKLAKAADEVYLCISGLPVKIK
- the cobC gene encoding alpha-ribazole phosphatase, with translation MIELIFVRHGETDSNRKGTYLGWTDVSLNEEGLRQAYEAKCKLSNENIDAMYSSPLKRAVRTAEVINENFKLAVIYEERLKERCFGIWEDLTHNEILEKYPEEYGLWTDDHVNYCMEGGESTVQSYNRVTGFIEDIINTHESGTYLIVTHLGCIRKIVAHLLGLGIEGSWRFRVDNCSITRIVVNDEKYAYLTLLNG